A DNA window from Mytilus edulis chromosome 14, xbMytEdul2.2, whole genome shotgun sequence contains the following coding sequences:
- the LOC139504443 gene encoding uncharacterized protein, with amino-acid sequence MEPNLRCSLGSLHQSSSSCGLHPRHPKDTTTVKLSSCNKDIKTHLQNLKLAVGGRCGGLDTHNSEITTEADLLCRSVALFTTNTSLTVCPFYRYTLGLDYRQGKTCLHPDHEGKGKTFRGLSSFQSQRILEEYSLFIPVGSGICYQCHLKLPKQTTSYGEGDTQELSAPISEEDDQFYNFRERHIVKGDHLHENKTVSFIDSQEKTDSEPPSINSSQASSWSIEDNNDIPLENINTALSLLSNGKFSPVKHKIRNDIDSLQPSSRRALKRKATSAVEALLESLAPGQGTELMAMIKGEPATTELTDNSVTDLRKTIIKLK; translated from the exons ATGGAGCCAAATTTACGGTGTAGTTTAGGCAGCTTACACCAGAGTAGTTCCAGTTGTGGTCTTCACCCACGTCATCCTAAAGACACAACTACTGTTAAGCTTAGTTCTTGTAACAAAGATATAAAAACCCacttgcaaaatttaaaattagcTGTGGGAGGTCGATGTGGAGGTCTTGATACGCACAATTCTGAAATAACAACTGAAGCAGACCTGTTGTGCCGTAGTGTAGCGTTATTTACTACCAATACTTCGCTCACAGTTTGTCCATTTTACCGTTACACTCTTGGTTTAGATTACCGACAGGGCAAAACTTGTTTACATCCTGATCATGAAGGAAAAGGGAAGACATTTAGAGGCCTTTCCAGCTTCCAAAGCCAAAGAATCTTGGAAGAATACAGTTTATTCATTCCAGTTGGAAGTG GTATCTGCTACCAGTGCCATTTAAAGTTACCAAAGCAAACAACAAGTTATGGAGAGGGAGATACACAAG AATTATCAGCACCAATATCAGAGGAAGATGACCAGTTCTATAATTTCAGAGAACGTCACATTGTGAAAGGTGATCATTTACAT GAAAATAAGACAGTCAGCTTCATAGATTCACAAGAGAAAACAGATTCAGAACCTCCTAGTATAAAT tcatcaCAAGCATCTAGTTGGAGCATAGAAGACAACAAtgacattcctttagaaaatattAACACAGCTCTCTCTTTGCTTTCAAATGGGAAGTTTAGCCCTGTAAAACATAAGATCAGAAATGATATAGATAGTCTTCAACCATCATCAAGGAGGGCCCTGAAACGCAAGGCAACTAGTGCTGTTGAGGCTTTGCTTGAAAGTCTTGCTCCAGGACAAGGAACAGAACTGATGGCTATGATTAAAGGTGAACCTGCCACAACTGAACTTACTGACAATTCTGTGACGGATTTAAGGAAAACAATAATTAAACTCAAATGA
- the LOC139503772 gene encoding uncharacterized protein, with protein sequence MKRQTLSMLSKNHTKKQLMEMIPGLSTYSIDQARLHASMYGEGAHVSKPLKLSRQRMDQEKMAHALDFLFNPLFHQVSSYGTKEMKLDSGEKIEIPEVVRTVCHANLIHMYEAFCTESDFVPLSKSSLFQILRVCPASKRTSLKGLDNISADGATAFENIDVIINQMKQFITDPSMIDRLQKIKEDTHACKLYIKTDFKLHLGLEDQCADHCVQFALSDPNDSSLQAACAHDHDMTCDRCQLLSVSLVKLKKILSELQDFPEDLNIELLRDIELSESNIVSWRQHIVRCFNQDRGRTTLLDGLKPGEVLVIMDWAMKFLPLSFREKQSEWFGQKGLNWHVCVCIYKDNEQNLKHRTYIHVFDFVRQDWFAVVSILEHTLITLKSQLPELTTAFIRSDDAGCYHCGSLWSSLQCISLRAGILIRRYDFSESQDGKSYCDAKIAHLRSKIRHHVAAGNDVKTAGEMKKAIDSMGGVTGCQAAHVEINSTIDEESNKKKTTWKGITKISNINIRENQIVAWKSFEIGQGNIYTEEDLKKICPSPPSSLGLIVHETFILPSKEEGMISRKKNSSNLNEEAVEPVVTPEEPGEPEISTRDQRTFSCIEPGCSKIFQSFSKLESHILFGKHKIELNRKTTFDHIKNKWKDSCSSIVEHSVLSRNSRLDQGLSTTQMGWALKKERRNVRFDEKVKNYLRGIFAGGEGSGRKANAADVARNMRVCRDEAGGKLFAPSQYLLPSQIASFFSRLSILSHNPRQQQTEDEDLESAIQMIEVIEAVDTVNSS encoded by the exons ATGAAAAGACAAACCCTATCAATGTTATCTAAGAATCACACCAAGAAGCAACTGATGGAGATGATTCCTGGATTGTCAACCTACAGTATTGATCAGGCACGACTTCATGCTTCAATGTATGGTGAAg gTGCACATGTTTCCAAACCATTAAAGCTCTCGCGACAAAGAATGGATCAAGAAAAGATGGCTCATGCACTAGACTTCCTGTTTAATCCTTTGTTTCATCAA GTAAGCTCATATGGAACTAAAGAGATGAAGCTTGACAGTGGTGAGAAAATTGAGATACCAGAAGTTGTCAGGACAGTATGCCATGCTAACCTCATACATATGTATGAAGCCTTTTGCACAGAGTCAGATTTTGTTCCATTGTCGAAATCGTCTCTGTTCCAGATATTACGTGTTTGTCCTGCTTCTAAACGAACAAGTTTGAAAGGTCTGGACAACATATCCGCTGATGGAGCTACAGCCTTTGAGAACATTGACGTGATTATCAATCAGATGAAACAATTTATTACTGA TCCAAGTATGATAGACAGGCTGCAGAAAATAAAAGAGGACACCCATGCATGCAAGCTGTACATTAAGACAGATTTTAAGCTTCACTTAGGACTTGAAGACCAATGTGCAGACCATTGTGTACAGTTTGCTTTATCTGATCCTAATGACAGCAGCTTACAAGCCGCATGTGCACATGACCATGACATGACTTGTGACAGATGTCAACTTCTGTCTGTATCATTGGTCAAGCTTAAAAAGATCCTCTCAGAGCTACAAG ATTTTCCAGAAGACCTAAATATTGAGCTTCTAAGAGATATAGAGCTGTCAGAGTCCAATATAGTGTCTTGGCGTCAGCATATTGTACGATGCTTTAACCAAGACCGTGGACGTACTACCCTTCTGGATGGGTTAAAGCCTGGAGAAGTATTGGTCATCATGGATTGGGCCATGAAGTTTTTGCCCTTATCCTTTAGGGAAAAGCAGTCAGAGTGGTTTGGTCAGAAGGGGTTAAACTGGCATGTATGTGTGTGTATCTACAAAGATAATGAACAGAATTTAAAG CACAGGACTTATATTCACGTATTTGACTTTGTCAGACAAGATTGGTTTGCTGTTGTGTCCATCCTAGAGCACACATTGATCACATTAAAGAGCCAACTGCCAGAACTAACCACAGCATTTATAAGAAGTGATGACGCTGGATGTTATCACTGTGGGAGTCTGTGGTCATCTCTTCAATGTATTTCTCTGAGAGCAG gtattcTGATTCGGAGGTATGACTTTAGTGAGTCACAGGATGGGAAATCCTACTGCGATGCCAAGATTGCCCACTTGAGGAGTAAAATAAGACATCATGTAGCTGCTGGTAATGATGTAAAAACAGCAGGTGAGATGAAAAAGGCAATTGACTCAATGGGAGGAGTAACTGGATGTCAAGCTGCCCATGTGGAAATAAACAGTACCATCGATGAAGAAAGCAACAAAAAGAAAACCACATGGAAAGGAATAACAAAAATTTCCAATATTAATATAAG GGAAAACCAAATTGTTGCTTGGAAATCGTTTGAAATTGGACAGGGGAATATTTATACAGAAGAAGATCTTAAGAAAATATGTCCATCTCCTCCGTCATCTCTTGGACTCATTGTTCATGAAACCTTCATTTTACCATCTAAAGAAGAAGGAATGATATCCAGAAAGAAAAACAGTAGTAACCTAAATGAGGAAGCTGTTGAACCTGTTGTGACACCTGAAGAACCAGGAGAACCTGAAATTTCAACTAGGGACCAGAGAACATTTTCATGTATTGAACCTGGCTGCTCCaaaatttttcaatctttttctaAATTAGAGTCTCACATACTTTTTGGCAAACATAAAATTGAACTGAATAGGAAAACAACATTCGACCACATCAAAAATAAATGGAAAGATTCCTGCTCAAGTATCGTTGAACATTCTGTACTTTCAAGAAACTCAAGGTTAGATCAAGGACTTTCGACAACTCAAATGGGCTGGGcactaaaaaaagaaagaagaaatgtTCGATTTGATGAGAAGGTCAAAAACTACCTCAGAGGAATTTTTGCAGGAGGAGAAGGCAGTGGGAGAAAAGCTAATGCTGCAGATGTTGCTAGGAACATGAGAGTTTGTAGGGATGAAGCAGGAGGGAAATTGTTTGCACCTTCACAGTATCTTCTGCCTAGTCAGATTGCCTCTTTCTTTTCCAGACTATCTATACTGTCTCATAACCCTCGGCAACAACAAACAGAGGATGAGGACCTTGAATCTGCGATACAAATGATTGAAGTTATTGAAGCTGTAGATACTGTGAACTcttcataa